From Triticum urartu cultivar G1812 chromosome 2, Tu2.1, whole genome shotgun sequence, a single genomic window includes:
- the LOC125537236 gene encoding protein FAR1-RELATED SEQUENCE 5-like: protein MPHRLYHRRSRRNIASTSPPSTQQRPRTPSSAMAAHHIVRSMLSAAMDRSSGAPSSSRQARSAPILAGEPIRRSTAARELHNPPVFSAEASRASSSEAWAAGAGGDDDESYIMGRISAVNGVSMEGMINAGDVQQDMDDADDDAISSQPLVPYVGMTFDSVDDARQFYNAYAFRHGFGIRTSVSKNSQAKGPTKLISRTFTCVHARPDGSKSESDSTTDSIATESSNNSKRPRLWMNMADTRKMNRLQQKVSYRSHRKIPREDLQMIRTLHERNLSTSDCMGILGDCHGGDQRRLGYVKRDVSNARSEMRQTMAFQDMAMTIEYFERRQAESPQFFYATQVNKETNALEALFWVDGRTRALYPKYKDCVFFDTTFCTNKYNIPFAPIVGINNHLQTIVLGCALLPNEQIETFKWVFRQWLLAMNEYPTNLMTDQCRAMETAISDVFPHTVHRCCKWHVQRKAREKLGRMLTRDSIFEKSFYECINESETVDEFEETWQHMLHCFEYTENRHLQNMWECHQTWAPAYFKNDFFPFTSTTGRSEGLNSYFKTLVHPQNSVFTFVRQYELLQETMLDRGDNAAFTGETTTSPLWGKYKIERQAINFYTRSVFGKFQEQVAALTAYIINQVPNLEQEGIMFELYSNLYDNPKLYHVHAVIEEGLYSCSFHYFEMNGVLCSHIIRVMIQINVQEIPSRYMLERWSEAATTNMDTSGRFLEFGLPETNTLKYNSLCRDLNALAAEACSVDPAYNFLTDVIKQLWPIVASMKKDQMSMEEVVQQQQPPQASASNAATGENQQSSAPLQNPARVPKQGRPTERAKRKKYIVGAARR from the exons ATGCCGCACCGGCTCTACCACCGCCGCAGCCGACGCAACATCGCCTCTACCTCGCCGCCGTCGACGCAGCAACGCCCCCGTACACCTTCCAGCGCCATGGCAGCACACCACATAGTTCGATCTATGTTGTCGGCCGCCATGGATCGAAGCTCCGGTGCTCCATCGAGCAGCAGGCAAGCCAGATCGGCTCCGATTCTCGCCGGTGAGCCGATTCGCCGGTCTACAGCTGCAAGGGAGCTCCACAATCCTCCTGTGTTCTCTGCTGAAGCATCCCGAGCAAGCTCCTCAGAAGCTTGG GCTGCTGGTGCTGGAGGTGATGATGATGAGAGCTACATCATGGGGCGAATTTCTGCTGTGAATGGAGTTAGTATGGAAGGGATGATTAATGCTGGTGATGTCCAACAAGATATGGATGATGCAGATGATGATGCAATATCATCGCAACCACTTGTTCCATATGTGGGCATGACCTTTGATTCTGTTGATGACGCAAGGCAATTCTACAACGCATATGCTTTCAGGCATGGGTTTGGAATCAGAACATCTGTTTCAAAAAACAGCCAGGCCAAAGGACCCACAAAGCTAATTAGCAGGACTTTCACGTGTGTTCATGCACGACCTGATGGAAGCAAAAGTGAATCTGATAGCACTACAGATAGTATTGCAACAGAGTCAAGCAACAATAGCAAACGCCCCAGACTTTGGATGAACATGGCAGACACAAGAAAAATGAATAGGTTGCAAC AGAAGGTTAGTTACCGGTCTCATCGAAAGATCCCACGAGAAGACCTCCAAATGATAAGGACGTTGCATGAACGCAACTTGTCAACCTCAGATTGCATGGGAATCCTAGGAGATTGTCATGGAGGTGATCAGAGGCGCCTTGGTTATGTCAAAAGGGATGTTTCAAATGCACGGTCTGAGATGCGGCAAACCATGGCGTTTCAGGACATGGCCATGACAATTGAATACTTTGAGAGGCGGCAAGCTGAAAGCCCACAGTTCTTCTATGCAACACAAGTGAATAAGGAGACAAATGCGCTAGAAGCATTGTTTTGGGTGGACGGAAGGACAAGAGCACTATACCCAAAGTACAAGGACTGTGTCTTTTTTGATACAACCTTTTGCACAAACAAATACAACATACCTTTTGCTCCGATCGTTGGCATCAACAACCATCTTCAGACTATTGTCCTAGGCTGTGCATTGCTTCCAAATGAGCAAATTGAAACCTTCAAGTGGGTCTTTCGGCAATGGTTACTTGCGATGAACGAGTACCCAACAAACCTTATGACCGACCAGTGCAGAGCAATGGAAACTGCAATTTCTGATGTGTTCCCTCACACAGTCCATAGGTGTTGCAAGTGGCATGTACAACGGAAGGCGCGTGAGAAACTTGGGAGGATGCTTACAAGGGATTCAATTTTTGAGAAATCTTTCTACGAATGCATCAATGAATCCGAGACAGTGGATGAATTTGAAGAAACATGGCAGCACATGCTGCATTGCTTCGAGTACACAGAGAATAGGCACTTACAAAACATGTGGGAATGCCATCAGACATGGGCTCCTGCGTACTTCAAGAATGATTTCTTCCCTTTCACAAGCACAACCGGGCGATCAGAAGGGCTGAATTCTTATTTCAAGACGTTAGTGCATCCACAAAACTCGGTTTTTACATTTGTAAGGCAGTATGAACTACTACAAGAAACAATGCTAGACCGTGGAGATAATGCCGCTTTCACCGGAGAAACGACAACATCACCACTATGGGGAAAATACAAGATAGAGCGTCAAGCTATTAACTTCTACACACGTAGCGTCTTTGGCAAGTTCCAAGAGCAAGTGGCAGCATTGACAGCTTATATAATCAACCAAGTGCCGAATCTTGAGCAGGAAGGTATCATGTTTGAGCTTTACTCAAACTTGTATGATAATCCAAAGTTGTACCATGTGCATGCTGTGATAGAGGAGGGGCTGTACTCATGTAGCTTCCATTACTTTGAGATGAATGGTGTGCTTTGCTCACACATCATAAGGGTGATGATACAAATTAATGTGCAAGAAATTCCAAGTAGATACATGCTGGAAAGGTGGTCCGAAGCAGCTACGACAAACATGGACACCTCTGGGAGGTTCCTTGAGTTTGGACTACCAGAAACAAACACTCTCAAGTACAACTCACTATGCAGAGATCTGAATGCATTGGCAGCAGAAGCATGCTCCGTTGATCCAGCTTACAACTTCCTGACAGATGTAATAAAGCAGCTCTGGCCCATAGTTGCTTCGATGAAAAAAGATCAAATGTCCATGGAAGAGGTGGTGCAGCAGCAGCAACCCCCTCAAGCAAGTGCATCTAATGCTGCAACTGGAGAAAACCAACAATCATCAGCACCACTGCAAAATCCTGCTCGTGTGCCGAAGCAAGGTCGGCCAACAGAGCgggcaaaaagaaaaaaatacatTGTTGGAGCAGCGAGAAGATGA